DNA from Balaenoptera musculus isolate JJ_BM4_2016_0621 chromosome 4, mBalMus1.pri.v3, whole genome shotgun sequence:
ttaatttattttttgtacagcACAGgtaaatatagccattattttataataactttaaatggagcataatctataaaaatattggggacttccctggcagtccagtggttaagactccaatgcagggggtacaggttcgatccctggttggggaactaagatcctacatgctgcatggtgcagccaaaaaaaaaaaagtcttataaaaatattgaatcactatgttgtacttctaaaaataatattgtaaatcaactatacttcaataaaaaatttaatttttagtttaactAATacctttttaatttccaaaaactCTTCCTTGACtgctgaatatttatttttagagcatttttttctcatttcatagaTTCAATATCATCTTTTGCTCCTTGGATTATCTCTtttcttgtaaatttttttaatgtttgttttattttctctttcatgttaAATGCTTTTCCcaaatctctcatgatccttgggTGCTGTCCATATTTAAGCGTAAGGCATGAAAAAGATAGTTGGAAGCTAAGCGTGGGCTTGTGATCAGGCTGGGACATAGGTGCTTCCCTGGGTGCCCACCTTCCCTACTGCCAATATCTGTAAGTTTTTTTCCTTGGATTAACTGGTTTCCCAAGAGAAGAACCATCCCATTTCTAAGCCTGAAAATCAGTCTTCTGACAGCTGTGTGAGGGAAAGAGGCTGGAGTCTAACCATTAACTCTTCAAACTTTCCCTCAGCTCCCACTCTCAGTTCAGTTGGACCTCCCTTCCCTTTGCTGTTTCTCATATTTCCAAATCCAGTCTCTGAGTCAACCTCTCTAAAGAGTAAACTTTCAATCCTAGAGGCTTGTCTTAGTCcactcaggctgctataacaaagataCCCTAAACTGAACgctttaaacaacaaacatttatttctcacattctttttttttctttaatttatttatttattcatttttggctgcgttgggtcttcgttgatgcacacgggctttctctagttgcggcgagtgggggctactcttcgttgcagtgtgcgggcttctcattggagtggcttgtctttgttgaggagcacgggctctaggcgtgtgggcttcagtagttgtggcacgtgggctcagtagttgtggctcgtgggctctagagctcaggctctgtagttgtggtgcacgggcttagttgctccgtggcacgtgggatctatcccagaccagggcttgatcCCATGTCCCTTGCaatggcaggcatattcttaaccactgcgccaccaaggaagtccttatttctcacatttctggaggctgggaagtctaagatctaGAAGCCAGCTGACCCTTGCAAGTACACACCTCAGGATGGAGGCACTATGGATCCACTGGCAAAGAAGATCATTAAAGGAGGTTTAGTAGCTGAACTTGTGGACATTATTGGagcatatattttgtttaaaaagataaacacaagCCAAGATTTCAGGCAAACAATGAGGAAGAAATTCCCCTTCATCTTGGAAGTTTATTACAAATCCATTGAACACTCTGGAATGTATGGAATCAGAGAGCAAGATCAAGAAAAGTGGCTGAACAGCAAAAATTAGGAATTTGACCATGATGAAGGTTTGCCCTATTTCACAGTATCAGGCAAAATTAAAATACCGAAGTTGACATGGatgcattttagaatatttaaggTTAAACGTAAATTCTAACTAATTCAGAGGTTTTGTTCTTTGGACTAACTGTTAAAAAACTGATGGAAGGTTTGTTTATTATGTTATAAACGAAGTTTTGTTTACTACTCAAAATAAAGTggttatccttaaaaaaaaaaaaagaaaagaaaagatgccagcagatttggtgtctggtgagaacctaCTTCCTGATTCATAGATTATGTCTTCTcacactgtgtcctcacatggtggaagagaCAAGGGAGCTCCCTTTGGGCACTAACCCCAAACATGAAGCCTCCACCGTCATGACCGAATCACttccccaaggccccacctcctcataATATCATATTGGGGGTTTGGATTTTaagatatgaatttgggggggacacaaatgTTCAGTTCATAACAAGGCCTTAACTGCTTTCTTATGTAGACTTTCATGTTCATATAGACTTTCTCATATTTTCAGTCCCACTCATACCCATACCTGTTGTGTATATTTTGAGCCTTTCCAGGATACTGCTGTGAAAATTGGCCTGCTCCTTGGAATTACCCTCTTATAGGCAGTTagatttgagaaaatgaaaaacagcccTGCTGGCAATCAGACAGTGATATTCCTCCAGAACTTAAACAATGTTTCCAAGGGACATGAAGAAGGTCACATAAACAGCATTTCTATACAAGGCGATACCACAGCTGCAAAAATGACTAACAATCTTTTCTTCTAAGTGATTGCTGCATTGTTACCAATGACATCCCtggtctggcttttttttttcagtttcctgaaAAAAGATTTCTGAGATATCCAATTGCTGAAAGGCCCCCATTTCTCAACCATATCCCATCCAAAGATGGCACCTCACTTCCCTAATCCCTCTTTAGAATCATGCAGCAAAAACCCTACCCTATAAGAATTCCTTCCCAATTCTCCCTTCCTGAGATGCCTCCAAGTTTCCTCTGGGGTGTGTTCTCCCTTGCTgcagaaaactaaacaaacataACTTTAACTCCAGGTGTGTTCCTGATGATCTCTGGTGGGTGAACATTGACAGAATTCAGCTTTCTGTGGTCTGCTAAGTTAGTTAAGTCTTGTGTATCTAATTTCCAGGTTCTAAATATTGTTGCGCTCTCTCTCTGAGGCGGCCATAAGTTGGATCCCCCTTTTCTGCTTGCTGTGAGCCAACACTCTAGTGcctaaaattgtttaaattagATTTCTATCAGTTGCAGCAAGTTCCTGAGAGTGTTAATGGCAGAAAATCCTCAAATGAATAAATCTGAGATAACATCTCCCACCCTACGCATGTAAGCCACGACATTGAGTCCTGAGCATATAAGTGTATCTCCAGACCAAGTCCTTCTACAAAGCATTAATCTGTCTACCAAACTCCATCTGTATTGTCAAATTCAGCAATATCAAAACCTAATTCATCCTCCTTTGCCACCACACTTGCTCCCACTCCTGCATTCCCTATGCCAGTTAATCTACCATTTAATCAGACACTAGAAATTCactctatattatattataatatttcctcttcttcatctCCAAACATCCTATTATCACCAGGTTCTGACAAATTCACCTCCTGAATACTTCTTGAATTTGTCCAGTTCCTCTGTCCTTAACACTACTGCCCTGTTTCAAAGTCTTTATCATCTGCCACCTAGAATAATACAGCTTCTAACTCTTTTCTCTACCTCCTGGGAAGCAACCTTTATTCCATACTGTTGTTGCTAGAAGTCAccattaaaatgcaaatctgatgtTTATGCTACCACTTATCAGTGGCTTCCTACTGGCTGCAGGATAAAGTCTAAGCTCCTTatcaagacaaacaaaaccctccCAGATCTGGTCCCTGTCCATTTTTCTAGTCTAAAAACACATTCAACTTCAAATTTAACGCTTTATTCCAGAAATACCAAACGTGTTGTTTCTCATCTCCTTTGTACATGCATTCCCTCTGGCCAACAAACTTCTCCTTCTTTGTCACATGGCTGATTCCTACTTATCTTCCAAGAAGCCCTGCCTACCCGGCACTCCCCAGCTTAGGTAACATTTGTTTAACCCAGAAGACTATCAGGTTCTCATGGGTCAGGGCTTTCTTTTATTCTACTTTGTATTTCCCAGTGAGTAGCATAAACACAGGCACATAATATGCATCCTATAGATAACTGTTATCACTTAAAATAGGATGTTATAACTATATGATATTTTAcataagcctcatggtaaccagaAAGGAAAAACCTGTAGTAGATACACAGAAGATTATGATAAAGGAGTCAAAGCATACTgccataaatatttatcaaatcacAATGTAAGACAGCAAGAGAGGGCTCAAGGAACAAAGGATCTACAAAAGAGTcggaaaacaattaacaaaatggaaatagtaagtTCTtacctatcagtaattactttcaACATAAGtgtattaaattctccaatcaaaagacatggaatgggagttcccttgtggcctagtggttaggattccaggctttcacttctgtggcccaggttcaatccctggtaggggaactgagatcccgtgAACCACAAGAGTTTCACtttagctttaaggacacacataggctaagagtgaagagatagaaaaagatattctaaacaaatggtaaccaaaaaaaAGCAGGGACAGACTTTAGATAAAATAGGCTGTAAgctaaaaatggtcaaaagagacaaagatggttattacataaagataaaagggtcaattcatcaaggaGATACAGcgatattaaatatttatgcacccaaaatcagagcacctaaatgtataaagcaaatactaactgaactaaaatagaaataaacagcaatacagtaatagttggggactttaatacctAACTCTCAGCAGTGGATAATCCTGACAGAGAATCAATGAAGAAACAGCAGGTTTGAACAACACTGtagagaaaatatatacagatacagaACTTTCCatacaacagcagaatacacattcttcccaagtgcacatggaacattttctaggataagatcatatgttaagccacaaaacaagtatCAACAAATTCAAGATAGAAATTATATAGGTATTTTTTCCAACcataatggtatgaaactagaaatcaataacacaaggaaatctgaaaaattcacaaatacatggaaattaaacaacacattcctgaacaaccaatggattaaagaagaaatcaaatgagaaatttaaaaaaatcatgagacaaaatagaaacacaatgtatcaaaacttatgggatgcaacaaaagcagttctaagaggaatgTTTATAGCTGTTAAtgcctaccttaagaaaaaaagaaagatctcaaatgaaCAACTGAACAGTACACCTcatggaactagaaaaagaagaacaaactaagcctaaatttagcagaaggaaataataaacattagagcagaaataaatgaaatagagaataggaaagcaatggaaaagatgaacaaaactaacagttgattctttgaaaagattaacaaaattgacaaacctttaactAGACTacatactaacaatgaactacctaaaaaaaataagaaagaaaacaatcccatttacaatagcatcaaaaataataaactacttaggaataaatttaaccaatttgaaagatctgtacactgaaaatgcTAAGGCGTTGATTACAggaattgaagaagacacaaataaatggaaagatactccatgttcatggatcagaagaattaatactgttaaatgTCTATTCtgcccaaagccatctatagattcaatgcaatccctatcaaaattccaatggcatttttttttttacagaaatagaaaataaaaatcctgaaatttgtatggaaccacaaaagaatagccaaagccatcttcagagagaagaacaaagctggaggcattacacttccttatttcaaagtatattacaaagctatagtaatcaaaacagtatggtaccagcataaaaacagacacatagttTCCTAATCTGTAGTATGAGGAAAGCAAAATCACCTATGGACTTGCTCTGAAtactaaataaagattttttagtacctagtataaacaaacaaacaaaaaacagacccatagaccaatggaacataattgagagcccagaaataaaccaatgcaTTTACAGCCAACCAATATTTGACCAGGTAGTTAAGAATACTCACTAGGGAAGAGATAGTTTCTTCattaaatggtattgggaaaactggatatttacattcaaaagaatgaaactggacccctatcttacaacAGTTGGAAAAACtacctcaaaatggattgaaacttaaatgtaaggcctgaagtcataaaacccttagaagaaaacagggaaagcTCCTTGATattgatcttggcaatgattttttttagctCTGACAGCAAAAGCACAATCAAGAAAAGcttaaataaacaagtgggactacatcaaactaaaaagcttctgtgcagcaaaagaaatgatcgacaaagtgaaaaggcaatctatggaatgggagaaaatatgtgcaaaccatCTATCtaaaaaggggttaatatctaaaatatataaggaactcctacatcTCATGGCAAGAAacaaataatctaattttaaatgggcaaaggacctgaataggtatttttccaaataagacatacagatggctaacaggtacatgaaaacatgctcaacatcactaatcactagggaaatgtaaatcaaaactacaatgagatatcacctcacatctgttagaatggttattatcaaaaagataagagataacaagtgctggccaggatgtggagaaaagttggtgagaatgtaaattggtacagccgttctggataacagtatggagggtcctcaaaaaaattaaaaataaaactacgatatgatccagtaattccacttctaggtatgtatccaaaagaagtaaaatcacTATATCGAAGATATCTGCACCTCTATgcttactgcagcattatttgcaatagtcaagacatggaaacaacttaaatgtacatccatggataaatggataaagaaattgtgataaatatatatatatatttatatttgtgatatatatatatgcatatatttcagtcattaaaaaagaaagaaatcctgcaatttgcaataacatggatgaattttgagtgtgttatgctaagtgaaattaagtcagagaaagacaaatactgtatgatctcacttatacgtggaatctaaaaaaaaatgaactcacagaaacagagaatagattgaTGGTTCCCAGGAGCCAGTGGGGAACTGGTaagggaaatgggtgaaggtggtcaaagggtacaaactaccatttataagatgaataaatctggggatctaatgtacagcatggtgactatagttaacaatatgtgttaactaaccttattgtggtaatcattttgtgatatatgtgtatgtcaaatcaccacattgtacaccttaagcttacacaatgttgtatgtcaattatatctcaataaagctgaaataaataaataaataaaagctttttaaagtgGATCAAGAGCTttggcagaaaataaaaataattttgaaattacacTCTCCATAGAAATTTGGTAAGAAATGTTGCTCACTATAAAAAATGTTAGTAAAAGCTTACAAAGAAATCAAATAGATATCAATTTTggctattttactttttctttcattttcaacctACCTATGCCATTGAATTTGAAGTTTCTTGTAAGCAGCTATCATTgggtcaaatattttttaatcaacacTGCCAATCTCCATCTTTTAATGATGTATTTAGACCACTTAAATTTAAAGTAAGTATTGATAAGTTAGGGTTTAAGTAggtcattttgttatttgttttctgtttgtttcctctgtttctcaTTCCTATGCTTCTCTTTTCCTACCTTCCTGTGGATTTTTGGACACTTaggattccatttttatttatttgaagtgtTTTTTAGTACATTGCATTGTATAGTTTTCCTAGTATTTGCTCTACTTATTAGAATACACACATGCAATTTACCATAGCCTACTGGTATGAATGTTTTACCACTTCAAGGGAAATGTAGAAGCCTAACTTTACTTAGGCCCCTTTACCCCCTCCACTTTTTAAACACAATAATCTCATGCATTTCCTCTATATACAATGAGCacattatataatgttataatttttgcttcaacaatcaaatatgatttaagaaattcaggagggcttccctggtggcacagtggttgggaatccacctgccaatgcaggggacacgggttcgagacctggtctgggaggatcccatatgctgcgcagcaactaagcccgtgtgccacaactactgaagcctgcacgcctagagcccgtgctctgcaacaagggaagccaccgcaatgagaggcccgcgcaccgcaacgaagagtagcccccgctcgccgcaactagagaaaacccatgtgcagcaacgaagacccaatgaagccaaaaataaataaaataaaataaataaatttataaaaagaaactcaGGAAAAGgctaaaacatacacacaaagctTGTGCATATGTGATTTCATATTTGCGCTGGTGTATTTTAAGCATAAATGTCTAGATGTGGGATTTATCGATTGAATGGTAAATTTACCTGTAATTTCGCTAATATTGTCAAAATCTTCCTCaggggttgtaccattttgcattcatgAAATCGCTGGTTTCCCTGCAACTTCTCCAAGAGTTTGTTGCCAAATTTTGGGATTTACACCAATCAGATAGTTAGAAATGATAGCTCAGGGCTGCGTGGCATGTGGaagcttagttccctgaccagggatcgaacatgcaccccttgcagtggaagcacggagtcttaaccattggagcaccagggaagtcccagggtagttttaatttgtatttatattaataagaattaatttgagtatttttttcatatgtttaagggccacttctatttctttctccgTGAACtgttttgtctccatttttaaaaagaagctttcCTCATATTCCCTCACAACTACCTCTGCCTACATCTCATTGGCTAGACCTGTGTCTTAATACCACCTCTATcttcaagggaggctggaaaacaCAGTTTTTAACTTGGACACATTTCAGTCTCAAGTAAGGATTTTGTTCATAAGGAAGAAGGTAagatatatagagatagagaACTGGAAGTCTCAGTCTCAATGATTTTGATTTTAACCTTTAATTTTCAGAGGtccttatagaaataaaaatgaaacagccAAAGAAGCAAGAAGTGTTATAAGCTTGGAAAATGTGACTGAATTATTTAGCTGTACtcaataatgttttgtttctCCTCAGAAAATGAGACCTCTGAATCTGTTTAATATTAACAGagccaaataaattaacaaaaacagagtaatttctctcccccaccccagaagCCTGGCTATTTTGTTTTGTACTTCTGCCTTCTTTTTGTAAGCTAGCAAAGACTAAGAGAAGCAAAATTCCTTAAAGTGCAAATCCTTAGAGTTCtgtttgtaataaaatttaaaacattgaaagtaaaaaaatgtaaattcatcTTCCACAATCAATGACATGAAAAAAGTGGGAAGGGGGTTTTTCCAGCTTAATTGCAACTAAAGAAACATAACAAGTAGGTTTGACTATAGACCTTGCTTGGATCTTGTTTTGAAACAAACCAACTGAAAAAAGGACATGTGTAAGACAGAGAAATTTGTGtctttgatgatattaaggaattaatgTTCTTTTTGTTAGGTGTGAAAATTATGTGTGTTTATGTAGaaaatatccatattttataGAGAATTGTGTAAGAGTGAAATGACCTGGGATTTTCTCAAAATgcttgaaaaagagaaaaaagaagacaaggaaggagggagggaaggcgggagagcaaaaggaaaaaaacaaaaggcaagtATGGTTTGGTAATTATTGAAAATGGGATGATGGGTATATGAGGGTACATTTATTATTCTCTCTATTCTTACATACATTTGGAAAGTTTATAAAAGTCATGAACATATCCAAAACGCATGcaggttaaaaatgaaaatgatagatTTAGTGAAATTATCGTCCAAGTAAACTACCCTTTGAATATGCTGGACCTCATCATTTTTATGAGTAAATCAATGATAcataatccatttaaaaattcttaaagggATTTTACACCTGTGAAGGGCAATAAAATCATGACCGACATTCTTTTTGATGTTCCTCctcaaatcttttttcttttcttaatggcTTCAAAGAACCTGAAAATCTTGTAGCTTTTTAAGGGTAACTAAGCTAagcttgtttttttggttttttgttttgttttgttttgatatttatttatttatttggctgcatcaggtcttagttgcagcatgcaggatctttggttgcagcatgtgggatcttttagttgcggcatgtgggatctagttccctaaccagggatcgaacccatgccccctgcactgggacctcagagtcttaaccaccggacaaccagggaagtcccaagctaaGCCTGTTCTGATGTTACCCTTCCCCTTAAGACTCCATATCAATTTTCCTATTTCAAAACagatttaatatttcaaaacatatttggggggaaaattgaATATGAGAGGAATGCCTACTAAGTAAAT
Protein-coding regions in this window:
- the LOC118894604 gene encoding protein CEBPZOS-like codes for the protein MDPLAKKIIKGGLVAELVDIIGAYILFKKINTSQDFRQTMRKKFPFILEVYYKSIEHSGMYGIREQDQEKWLNSKN